In the Paenibacillus pabuli genome, one interval contains:
- a CDS encoding VOC family protein, with product MGTTGWANKITEITLFVEDLQRSKTFYQESFQLLIQYEDENCAVFDYGNTCINLLNQSNARELINPAQFGRVEDGARFLFTIQVPDVNRVCNELEMRGVTLLNGPITRPWGRRTACFADPRAHLGDSAGALTTMM from the coding sequence GTGGGGACAACTGGCTGGGCGAATAAAATTACCGAAATCACATTATTTGTGGAAGATCTGCAGCGGTCGAAGACGTTTTACCAAGAGTCGTTTCAACTATTAATCCAATACGAAGACGAAAACTGTGCAGTATTTGATTACGGAAATACATGCATAAACCTCTTAAATCAATCAAATGCCCGAGAATTGATTAATCCGGCTCAGTTTGGTCGTGTCGAGGATGGCGCAAGGTTCCTGTTTACAATCCAAGTGCCTGACGTTAACCGTGTATGCAACGAGTTGGAAATGCGGGGCGTTACATTGTTAAATGGGCCGATAACGCGTCCTTGGGGGCGGCGGACGGCTTGTTTTGCCGATCCTCGGGCACATTTGGGAGATAGCGCAGGTGCTTTAACGACTATGATGTGA
- a CDS encoding ABC transporter substrate-binding protein, which yields MKRNVLQKAMLVSLSVMLIGIPAVFSAGKQVSANSVNESDTKRTLKVLYWNEDDFKRTYGDVFSKKYPNTNIEVVAPAGMEAIKDYNGAIQKYSPDLVMLPPYEYQQMSKDKKLVDLEPLIKRDKYDTTTLYPGLLDELKEQGAGKLYGLSPKVDSYALLYNADLFKKYNVKAPSDGTTWEEILNLAKKFPTKGDKNSRIWGLSSFGSSNLVMDIARTEGLTYMDPSTLKVTANTTAWKNAYRLSSEATKSGVLDERISLSGKSYLESSSFIMGRSAMIVAPISQLQSLQAAKSGVKNYKSFTLGIAAGPAAKDRESTGNVFINEIFAIPAGASHVDTAWDFIKYFNGEDYATEYYKPNSSNNSIGAPLSRMIKEYSGYKLDAFYKLKPNLNSSITSYVLMNKSPNFELKFRSILLKELTQVVNGKKTIDKATAAIQSSTQAVADKLKKAQTAKK from the coding sequence TTGAAGCGCAATGTATTACAGAAGGCCATGCTTGTTAGTCTTAGTGTTATGTTAATTGGTATTCCAGCAGTTTTTAGTGCAGGTAAGCAAGTTTCCGCCAATTCGGTTAACGAATCTGATACAAAACGTACTTTAAAAGTATTGTATTGGAACGAAGACGATTTCAAAAGGACGTATGGAGATGTATTTAGTAAGAAGTACCCGAATACAAACATCGAAGTAGTTGCACCTGCAGGTATGGAAGCGATTAAGGATTACAACGGGGCTATCCAAAAGTATTCACCAGATCTTGTTATGCTGCCCCCATACGAGTACCAACAAATGTCTAAAGATAAAAAGCTGGTCGATTTAGAACCGTTAATTAAGCGAGATAAGTATGACACGACAACGTTGTACCCTGGCTTGCTTGATGAATTGAAGGAACAAGGCGCTGGCAAACTTTATGGGTTAAGCCCAAAAGTTGATTCGTACGCTCTTCTGTATAATGCTGATTTATTTAAAAAGTACAATGTTAAGGCACCAAGTGATGGAACGACATGGGAAGAGATATTGAATCTTGCTAAGAAATTTCCTACCAAGGGAGATAAGAACTCCCGAATTTGGGGTCTAAGCTCCTTTGGATCCAGCAATTTGGTCATGGATATCGCCAGAACAGAAGGGTTAACGTACATGGATCCAAGTACGCTAAAGGTTACTGCAAATACAACTGCGTGGAAAAATGCCTATCGTCTGTCGAGCGAGGCAACGAAGTCCGGGGTACTAGACGAAAGGATCAGTCTGTCGGGCAAAAGTTACTTGGAAAGCAGCTCATTCATTATGGGACGATCAGCTATGATAGTAGCCCCGATTAGTCAGCTGCAGTCCCTACAAGCAGCAAAAAGTGGAGTGAAGAATTATAAATCTTTCACGCTTGGTATTGCTGCTGGCCCTGCGGCTAAGGATCGAGAGTCAACAGGGAACGTTTTCATTAATGAGATATTCGCGATTCCAGCAGGTGCATCTCATGTTGATACTGCTTGGGATTTCATCAAATATTTCAATGGAGAGGACTATGCTACCGAATACTATAAGCCCAATAGCTCGAATAATAGTATCGGTGCTCCTCTTTCTCGCATGATTAAGGAGTACTCTGGTTACAAGTTGGATGCGTTCTATAAATTAAAACCTAATCTGAATTCATCGATAACAAGTTATGTCCTCATGAACAAGTCACCAAATTTTGAATTGAAATTCCGCTCAATTCTACTTAAAGAACTGACACAGGTAGTAAACGGGAAGAAAACCATAGACAAAGCAACAGCTGCTATTCAATCCAGCACTCAGGCTGTTGCTGATAAATTAAAAAAGGCTCAGACGGCAAAGAAATAA
- a CDS encoding response regulator transcription factor, translating into MAESTILMVDDEEEIIHLMSIYFNNEGYKLLQASNGLEALKILQSQQIDLIVLDLMMPKMDGVQACMKIRETNPIPIIMLSAKGQDIDKIAGLSIGADDYVTKPFNPLELIARIKSQLRRMNQFNTVAANTNEIHIENIIINIASHTVTVDQQEIRLTPRQFALLRMLAVNRGTVLSMDRIYEEVWNEPFMESKNSVMVHIRKLREKIETNPREPRIIKTVWGIGYKIESDLKARGE; encoded by the coding sequence ATGGCGGAAAGCACGATTTTGATGGTGGATGACGAAGAGGAAATTATCCATTTAATGAGTATTTATTTCAATAATGAAGGCTACAAGCTCCTACAAGCGTCGAACGGCTTGGAGGCGCTGAAGATTTTGCAATCTCAACAAATCGATTTAATTGTACTGGATCTAATGATGCCCAAGATGGACGGGGTGCAAGCATGTATGAAAATACGAGAAACGAATCCTATTCCCATCATCATGCTCTCGGCTAAAGGCCAAGATATTGATAAAATAGCAGGCCTAAGTATCGGCGCCGACGACTACGTAACCAAGCCATTCAACCCGCTCGAGCTGATTGCACGCATCAAGTCGCAGCTTCGAAGGATGAATCAGTTCAACACCGTTGCAGCTAACACAAACGAAATACATATCGAAAACATCATTATTAATATTGCGTCCCATACGGTAACAGTCGATCAGCAGGAAATCAGATTGACTCCCCGCCAATTCGCACTCCTTCGCATGCTGGCAGTCAATCGAGGGACGGTGCTGAGCATGGATCGCATCTACGAAGAGGTCTGGAACGAGCCCTTTATGGAGTCAAAAAATAGCGTCATGGTACATATCCGAAAGCTCCGTGAAAAGATCGAAACTAACCCGCGCGAACCACGGATCATCAAAACCGTGTGGGGAATTGGATATAAAATCGAAAGTGATTTAAAAGCTAGGGGTGAGTAA
- a CDS encoding sensor histidine kinase, giving the protein MSKIQLQWLYTIRWRLMLIMVASLALTGAFIFFGYFMAGALQKIKYVDVPINWSIEHAGSFRVMIIAGIILFPISFFLASYRLVQDLREINAGLQEISAGRFGHVVTVKGKDELSVVAESINQLNNEWDHYLAEITRGLEEIASGQFDHQIPEIAGNKLGEVALSINQMSMQLKHSIAEERKAEKTKNDLITGVSHDLRTPLTSILGFLEVIQEDRYQDEVEMRYYVNIAYEKSLALRRLIDELFEYTRINNGMPLELSELDIAGLIGQLAEEFVPATENEGMEIRLNMQEGQFKIHADGGLLVRAYENIISNAIQYGKAGKYIDIDITQDRDMLAVRIQNYGEPIPERDLPFIFDRFYRVERSRSKQTGGTGLGLAITKSIVEVHGGCITARSSRNATSFETRFSISGLNQAYAAVPEAVHHEIEQIPTALPEQGLVPKKRLPLQKRHLFQTWVAAVSMIVLLVLALVLFSVKNSFTSPLMAKLDSVFEDSDPAMTSTSGNNEMALITGKTDKGYTLLIHGYVFDGQSLSIQYSMKHSNQISESQWVKQQSVKPTFTLDASTIKAVPGIATDSGVVLAKNGTIRFYFIGSSPPPDHFLLKVNVYQLILSDGPGQQDLLSGDWSFQIPVEKNYKRKANGQSEPL; this is encoded by the coding sequence GTGAGTAAAATCCAACTACAGTGGCTGTATACGATTCGTTGGAGATTAATGCTGATTATGGTTGCAAGCCTGGCTCTAACAGGTGCATTTATTTTTTTCGGATATTTTATGGCGGGAGCGCTGCAAAAAATCAAATATGTGGATGTTCCGATCAATTGGAGCATTGAGCATGCCGGATCCTTTCGCGTAATGATCATAGCCGGTATCATTCTTTTTCCCATCAGCTTCTTCCTTGCAAGCTACCGTTTGGTTCAGGATTTGCGCGAAATCAACGCAGGGTTGCAGGAAATATCAGCAGGTCGGTTCGGGCATGTGGTAACCGTAAAGGGCAAGGATGAGTTAAGTGTTGTCGCAGAGAGTATCAATCAATTGAACAACGAATGGGATCATTATCTGGCGGAAATTACGCGCGGTTTAGAAGAAATTGCAAGCGGGCAGTTCGACCATCAAATTCCGGAAATTGCCGGTAATAAATTGGGCGAGGTCGCGCTCAGTATCAACCAGATGAGTATGCAGTTGAAGCATTCAATAGCGGAGGAACGAAAGGCGGAAAAGACCAAAAACGATTTAATTACCGGTGTATCGCATGACCTGCGCACTCCACTGACCTCGATTCTCGGATTTCTCGAAGTAATCCAGGAAGATCGATATCAGGATGAAGTGGAGATGCGTTATTATGTCAACATCGCGTATGAGAAATCTCTGGCGCTTCGGCGATTGATCGACGAACTGTTCGAATATACCCGAATCAACAACGGTATGCCTCTGGAACTGAGCGAGCTCGATATCGCCGGGTTAATCGGTCAGCTTGCCGAGGAATTTGTGCCGGCTACGGAGAACGAAGGCATGGAAATCAGGCTCAACATGCAGGAAGGACAATTTAAGATTCATGCAGACGGAGGATTGTTAGTACGGGCGTACGAGAATATCATTTCCAATGCCATCCAGTACGGGAAAGCGGGCAAATATATCGATATCGATATTACACAGGATAGAGATATGCTTGCCGTTCGAATCCAAAATTATGGAGAACCCATTCCGGAACGGGATTTGCCTTTTATCTTCGACCGCTTTTACCGGGTGGAGAGGTCAAGGTCTAAGCAGACCGGGGGTACGGGTCTTGGTTTGGCCATCACAAAAAGCATTGTCGAGGTACACGGAGGGTGCATTACGGCGCGCAGCAGCAGGAACGCAACCTCATTTGAGACACGCTTCTCAATTTCTGGCCTCAATCAGGCGTATGCGGCTGTCCCGGAAGCAGTTCATCATGAAATCGAGCAGATCCCGACAGCACTACCTGAACAAGGGCTGGTGCCGAAAAAAAGGCTACCTCTTCAAAAACGACACTTATTCCAAACTTGGGTAGCCGCAGTATCCATGATCGTGCTGCTCGTTCTTGCGTTGGTATTATTTAGTGTTAAGAATTCATTTACCTCCCCGCTCATGGCCAAGCTGGATTCCGTCTTCGAAGATAGCGATCCAGCGATGACGTCAACAAGCGGAAATAACGAGATGGCTTTAATAACGGGTAAAACAGACAAAGGCTATACACTTCTCATTCATGGCTACGTTTTCGACGGTCAGAGCCTAAGCATTCAATACTCAATGAAGCATTCTAACCAGATATCGGAGTCGCAGTGGGTGAAACAACAATCGGTCAAACCAACTTTTACCTTGGATGCTTCAACGATAAAGGCGGTTCCCGGCATCGCCACGGATTCAGGCGTAGTTTTGGCCAAAAACGGAACCATCAGATTTTATTTTATTGGGAGCTCGCCACCTCCAGACCATTTCCTGTTGAAAGTCAACGTATACCAGTTAATCCTATCCGATGGCCCAGGTCAGCAGGATCTGCTCTCCGGAGACTGGAGTTTCCAAATCCCTGTAGAGAAAAATTATAAACGAAAAGCCAATGGCCAAAGCGAGCCTTTGTAG
- a CDS encoding M23 family metallopeptidase, producing MNMGSRERAKWSIPEKCSMTSGHVVHERLRGRKGWQLIVVALGTCVLLSACGTTESSGQREQSSAEQTSSAVPAAEVTNKEETNIAEEDAMITPDNFIDTLMNGSKEDLYNQMSPELQEAISLDEFKTSTDSFMEGVTSWEPVTEAKLNNLVERSWKDQTGTKGIQAYFTKDHQISGLMIQPLEMHEETDKAFTKTEFQFPVKGKWFVFWGGNDVMSNYHYAHETQRYALDIVRTQEDSSYQGEAAVNENYYAFGEPLYAAADGTVVEVKNDIPDNTPGVMNAEEPAGNVVVIDHGNGEYSITAHIKEGSVAVKTGDKVKQGDLIGQLGNSGNSSEAHLHFQVSDGPDLFTSRSIQIRWADQSQVLTRGNTFQGLAE from the coding sequence ATGAATATGGGAAGCAGGGAACGGGCGAAATGGTCCATTCCAGAAAAGTGCTCTATGACATCAGGACATGTGGTGCATGAAAGATTAAGGGGAAGAAAGGGCTGGCAGCTGATTGTAGTGGCCCTGGGTACGTGTGTGCTCCTGTCTGCCTGCGGCACTACGGAATCATCTGGCCAGAGGGAACAGTCATCAGCAGAACAGACTTCCAGTGCGGTGCCAGCAGCGGAAGTCACCAATAAGGAAGAGACGAATATAGCCGAGGAGGACGCGATGATTACACCTGATAATTTCATAGATACATTAATGAATGGTTCGAAGGAGGACTTGTATAATCAGATGAGTCCGGAACTCCAGGAAGCGATATCGCTGGACGAGTTTAAAACGTCTACCGACAGCTTTATGGAGGGAGTCACTTCCTGGGAACCGGTTACGGAAGCCAAATTGAACAACTTGGTTGAGCGTTCCTGGAAGGATCAGACGGGCACCAAGGGGATTCAAGCCTATTTTACCAAAGATCATCAGATTAGCGGCCTGATGATCCAGCCGCTTGAAATGCATGAGGAGACGGACAAGGCGTTTACCAAAACCGAATTTCAGTTTCCTGTGAAGGGTAAATGGTTTGTATTCTGGGGAGGAAACGATGTGATGTCCAACTATCATTATGCGCATGAAACGCAGCGTTACGCATTGGACATCGTTCGAACGCAGGAAGACTCAAGTTATCAAGGCGAGGCTGCAGTGAACGAAAACTATTATGCTTTTGGTGAGCCGCTCTATGCAGCGGCAGATGGAACGGTTGTCGAGGTCAAAAATGACATTCCGGATAACACGCCGGGTGTTATGAACGCTGAAGAACCGGCAGGGAATGTTGTAGTGATCGATCATGGAAATGGGGAATACAGCATTACGGCACATATTAAGGAAGGGAGTGTAGCAGTCAAAACTGGGGATAAAGTCAAGCAGGGAGACCTCATCGGGCAGCTTGGTAATTCCGGTAACTCCAGTGAAGCACACCTGCACTTTCAAGTTTCAGACGGACCCGATCTATTCACTTCCCGTTCGATTCAGATCCGCTGGGCAGATCAGAGCCAGGTACTGACACGCGGGAACACGTTCCAGGGACTTGCTGAATAA
- a CDS encoding response regulator transcription factor produces the protein MDEVSILLVDDEQAILHMLKTVLLKEQFVDIDTVTTGEEAIAACENKTYHCIVLDVMLPGRSGLEICPFLRQLTDAPILFLTAKTTDYDKLTGFAVGGDDYVVKPFNPLEVVARIKSLLKRYLPRQTESAKLPSHYDATPSSSPPQEGVYDYGRFQLVEQAGELRVEGQRVGCPALVYQLLLFFCKHPNRIFTKSELYERVWESEAIRDDNTVMVHIHRIRERIEADPSKPELLVNVRGLGYKLIQPDAELQR, from the coding sequence ATGGATGAAGTTTCAATCCTGCTTGTTGATGATGAACAGGCGATTTTACATATGTTAAAAACGGTACTGCTCAAAGAGCAATTCGTGGACATCGACACGGTCACCACAGGTGAGGAAGCGATTGCCGCATGTGAAAACAAAACCTATCACTGCATCGTGCTGGACGTCATGCTGCCAGGCCGAAGCGGGCTGGAAATCTGCCCTTTTCTGCGGCAATTGACGGATGCCCCCATTCTCTTTTTAACTGCCAAAACAACCGATTATGACAAGCTTACCGGCTTCGCGGTTGGCGGAGACGATTATGTTGTTAAACCGTTTAATCCACTGGAAGTGGTCGCGCGGATCAAATCACTGCTGAAACGGTATTTGCCCAGACAGACGGAATCAGCCAAGCTGCCTTCACATTATGACGCAACTCCGTCATCCTCTCCCCCGCAGGAAGGGGTCTATGATTACGGACGCTTTCAGTTGGTGGAGCAAGCCGGTGAACTCAGGGTCGAAGGTCAACGGGTAGGATGCCCTGCTCTGGTGTATCAGCTGCTGCTCTTTTTCTGCAAACATCCCAATCGAATCTTCACCAAGTCCGAATTGTATGAGCGGGTATGGGAATCGGAGGCCATTCGTGATGACAACACCGTCATGGTTCATATTCACCGGATTCGTGAGCGTATTGAAGCCGATCCCTCTAAGCCTGAACTGCTGGTGAATGTCCGTGGTTTGGGGTATAAGCTCATTCAGCCCGATGCAGAGCTCCAAAGATGA
- a CDS encoding sensor histidine kinase yields the protein MSIRRRLMTRFIGMLAGAVILILVLGGSIAYWVIQQLNEVSLVEDFATVGLDQLISTAEILPDGTVRYDPELLKRVEENNGWLQVLDEHGHVLDAFHTPSDVPNHYKPGELLSYWQGKEPFPYQLYLLIRERKGINFTLLYGESNQAVTILDQAYTVGRYANNKLELPSDQQDIIRSADAHLQILDDKGHVLTSFNKPAVGTPDSYSIQDLILRTRYPTRYGMTTLTIYDEQDERTWMLSVPLASSPVEVNENPFSFILGPALIALLISIISLLVLLALWYANRFGYPMLHMLQWLQRLERGHYEEPAGTRGKPRSQKRNGKWRQKYRVYAEVLHSIQSLSNTLKRDEELRRQTNSLREEWIAGITHDLKTPLSSIQGYAHMLEAEKYNWTSEEVREFAGIMLDKSMYMDRLVNDLSMTYRLRSGGYQPAVEPTDVNTLLQNLVHRAERNPAYGEGRITFQPASVPVNGHVHIPSFERIVDNLTANALLHNPPETKLIVSVQPGEQAGDFMVLFADNGRGMNQETVWKLFERYYRGTDTATSDVGSGLGMAVTKGLIEAMKGRIEVQSYPDQGTTIRLIWDHHSDETK from the coding sequence ATGAGTATACGGCGCAGATTGATGACACGATTCATTGGCATGCTTGCCGGTGCTGTGATTCTGATTTTGGTCCTCGGTGGCAGTATCGCCTATTGGGTCATCCAGCAGTTGAATGAGGTAAGCCTTGTTGAAGATTTCGCTACTGTCGGGCTCGATCAACTGATCAGTACAGCAGAGATCTTGCCGGACGGCACGGTTCGATATGATCCCGAGCTGCTGAAGCGTGTGGAAGAGAACAATGGCTGGCTTCAGGTTCTCGATGAGCATGGTCATGTGCTGGATGCATTCCATACCCCTTCCGATGTCCCGAACCACTATAAACCGGGAGAGCTTCTATCCTATTGGCAGGGGAAAGAACCCTTTCCCTATCAGCTCTATCTGCTTATCCGGGAGAGAAAAGGGATCAACTTCACCCTATTGTACGGGGAGAGCAATCAGGCGGTAACGATTTTGGATCAAGCCTACACTGTGGGCCGTTACGCGAATAACAAGCTTGAACTGCCTTCCGATCAACAGGACATCATTCGCTCGGCGGACGCGCATCTTCAGATTTTGGATGATAAGGGGCATGTACTTACTTCTTTCAACAAGCCCGCAGTAGGTACTCCGGACAGCTACAGCATTCAGGACCTTATTCTGCGCACACGATACCCCACCAGGTATGGAATGACTACGCTGACCATCTATGATGAGCAGGATGAAAGAACCTGGATGCTGAGTGTTCCTCTTGCGAGCAGTCCGGTAGAAGTAAACGAAAATCCCTTCAGTTTTATTTTGGGTCCCGCGTTGATTGCACTTTTGATATCCATCATTAGTTTGCTTGTGCTGCTTGCACTCTGGTATGCCAACCGTTTCGGTTATCCCATGCTGCATATGCTTCAATGGCTGCAGCGGCTTGAACGCGGACACTACGAGGAACCGGCAGGTACACGCGGCAAGCCACGCAGCCAGAAACGTAACGGAAAATGGCGGCAAAAATATCGGGTATATGCGGAAGTATTACACTCCATCCAGTCGTTATCCAATACGCTTAAACGGGATGAAGAACTCCGCAGACAGACCAACTCTCTGCGCGAAGAATGGATTGCGGGTATAACCCATGATCTGAAAACGCCCCTATCCTCCATCCAGGGATATGCACATATGCTGGAAGCAGAGAAATATAACTGGACTTCGGAAGAAGTGAGAGAATTCGCGGGCATTATGCTGGACAAATCCATGTACATGGACCGGCTGGTGAACGACCTGTCCATGACCTATCGTCTGCGCAGCGGTGGATACCAGCCAGCTGTGGAACCAACAGACGTAAATACGTTACTACAAAATCTCGTTCATCGCGCCGAACGCAACCCGGCTTATGGGGAAGGCCGCATCACGTTTCAACCTGCATCGGTTCCGGTGAACGGTCATGTGCATATCCCTTCATTTGAACGAATCGTGGATAATCTAACCGCCAACGCCCTGCTGCATAACCCACCCGAGACGAAGCTGATCGTGAGTGTTCAGCCAGGTGAACAGGCAGGTGATTTCATGGTTCTATTTGCCGACAATGGACGCGGGATGAACCAGGAGACGGTATGGAAGCTGTTCGAACGATACTATCGCGGGACGGATACGGCGACATCCGATGTTGGCTCAGGCCTCGGCATGGCGGTAACCAAAGGGCTGATTGAGGCCATGAAAGGCCGAATCGAGGTTCAATCCTACCCCGATCAGGGAACCACCATACGTTTGATATGGGATCATCATTCGGATGAGACTAAATAA
- the thrS gene encoding threonine--tRNA ligase, translating to MSNQQGNPIEIRLQGGAVRSYEAGVSVGEVASSISTSLGKQAIGGIVNGANVDLDTKLEQDCELVIVTLDSEEGLYRYRHSTAHVLAQALKRIYGAEQVKLGIGPVIEDGFYYDVDLEHALSISDLAAIEREMNKIVQENEKISRRVVSRAEALRLFEEIQDPYKLELIRDLPQDAELSIYDQGEFFDLCRGPHLPSTGRIKAFKLLNVAGAYWRGDSNNKMLQRIYGTAFPSKAQLDDHLHMLEEAKKRDHRKLGKELDLFMFSEEAPGMPFYLPKGMTIRTELEQFSRELQLQEGYQEVRTPLMMNNRLWEQSGHWEHYKDNMYFSEVDDATFALKPMNCPGHMLIFKNTLHSYRELPIRMMEFGQVHRHEFSGALNGMMRVRTFCQDDAHLYVMPEQIEEEINQAISLIGRMYDIFGFEYTIELSTRPEDSMGSEELWDQAERALQNVLDRRGVKYRINEGDGAFYGPKIDFHILDALKRSWQCGTIQLDFQMPEKFDLTYVGEDSLKHRPVVIHRAIYGSIDRFIGILTEHYAGAFPLWLAPVQVKLLPVSDHYADYALQVQSQLRAAGIRVETDLRSEKLGYKIREAQMEKVPYSLVLGENEKNALSASVRAYGQGDQGIQSIEAFIQGIHEAVKAKV from the coding sequence ATGAGTAATCAGCAAGGTAACCCTATTGAAATTCGACTTCAAGGCGGAGCAGTTCGTTCGTACGAGGCAGGCGTAAGTGTCGGAGAAGTGGCTTCGTCCATCAGCACTAGCTTGGGCAAACAGGCCATCGGAGGCATTGTGAACGGGGCAAACGTCGATCTGGACACGAAGCTGGAACAGGACTGTGAACTCGTCATCGTTACACTGGACAGCGAGGAAGGACTGTACCGTTATCGACACAGTACTGCGCATGTCCTCGCCCAGGCACTCAAGCGTATCTATGGTGCGGAACAAGTCAAACTGGGGATTGGCCCCGTCATTGAAGATGGCTTTTATTACGATGTGGATCTGGAGCATGCCTTGTCCATCAGTGATCTGGCTGCCATCGAACGGGAAATGAACAAAATTGTGCAGGAAAATGAGAAGATTAGCCGCCGGGTGGTTAGCCGTGCGGAAGCCCTTCGCTTGTTCGAAGAAATTCAGGACCCCTATAAACTTGAACTGATTCGTGATTTGCCGCAGGATGCGGAACTTTCGATCTATGATCAAGGGGAATTTTTCGATCTGTGCCGGGGTCCCCATCTTCCGTCCACTGGCCGAATCAAAGCCTTCAAGCTGCTGAATGTTGCAGGGGCTTATTGGCGGGGTGATTCGAACAACAAAATGCTGCAGCGAATCTATGGCACTGCCTTCCCAAGCAAAGCACAGCTGGACGATCACCTGCACATGCTGGAGGAAGCGAAGAAACGGGATCACCGCAAACTCGGCAAAGAGCTGGATCTGTTCATGTTCTCGGAGGAAGCGCCGGGCATGCCCTTCTATCTCCCGAAAGGCATGACAATTCGTACGGAGCTGGAGCAATTCTCACGCGAGCTGCAGCTGCAGGAAGGTTATCAGGAGGTTCGGACTCCGCTGATGATGAACAATCGTCTGTGGGAGCAATCGGGGCATTGGGAGCACTATAAGGACAATATGTATTTCTCAGAAGTGGACGACGCTACGTTTGCACTGAAGCCGATGAACTGCCCGGGTCATATGCTGATTTTCAAAAATACACTTCATTCCTACCGCGAGCTTCCCATTCGCATGATGGAGTTCGGCCAAGTTCACCGTCATGAATTCTCGGGTGCCCTGAACGGCATGATGCGGGTACGGACATTTTGTCAGGACGATGCTCACCTCTACGTTATGCCGGAACAGATCGAGGAAGAAATCAACCAGGCGATATCCCTGATCGGACGCATGTACGATATTTTTGGATTCGAATACACAATTGAGCTGTCCACTCGTCCCGAAGACTCCATGGGCTCGGAAGAGCTGTGGGATCAGGCTGAACGTGCCCTGCAAAATGTGCTGGACCGGCGCGGCGTGAAATACCGCATCAACGAAGGAGACGGAGCCTTTTATGGACCCAAAATTGACTTCCATATTCTTGATGCACTGAAACGCAGCTGGCAGTGCGGAACAATCCAGCTTGATTTTCAAATGCCGGAAAAATTCGACCTCACTTACGTTGGCGAGGACAGCCTGAAACACCGTCCGGTCGTGATTCATCGTGCCATCTACGGCTCTATTGATCGCTTCATTGGCATTCTGACTGAGCACTATGCCGGTGCGTTTCCACTCTGGCTCGCTCCGGTTCAGGTGAAGCTGCTCCCGGTATCCGACCATTATGCGGATTATGCCCTGCAGGTTCAGAGTCAATTACGAGCAGCAGGCATTCGGGTTGAAACGGATTTGCGCAGCGAGAAGCTCGGGTACAAAATCCGTGAAGCTCAGATGGAAAAAGTGCCTTACTCGCTTGTACTCGGAGAAAATGAGAAAAACGCCCTGTCCGCCTCTGTCCGCGCATACGGCCAGGGAGATCAGGGCATTCAGAGCATTGAAGCATTTATCCAAGGGATACACGAGGCCGTAAAAGCCAAAGT